The DNA region TACTTTTACACCACTATCTAAAAAAATGGCATCTAACATACGAAAATCTGTCTCATAATCATTATTTCCCCACACAAAATAAACAGGGCCAAGGGATTTAAGTTTATTAAGATTTTTCTTTACTCTATCCATTGGTACACCTTTTTCTGTCAGGTCTCCACCGATAATTACGATATCTGCCTTGCCAGAAACAGTACTTATAATCGTATCTGAGATCAGACGCTTATGTATATCTGAGATAAAAAATATTGATACCTGCTTAAATGACTCTGGAAAGTCACTAAAAGTCATTTCATGGAAGACAACATTATTTAGAAAAGCTTCTCTTACCATATACAAAAAAAGACACGTACCTAGAAGTAGAATAACAAAGATTGCAATAG from Neobacillus sp. FSL H8-0543 includes:
- a CDS encoding metallophosphoesterase gives rise to the protein MAIAIFVILLLGTCLFLYMVREAFLNNVVFHEMTFSDFPESFKQVSIFFISDIHKRLISDTIISTVSGKADIVIIGGDLTEKGVPMDRVKKNLNKLKSLGPVYFVWGNNDYETDFRMLDAIFLDSGVKVLDNTAVTFESETGDKLCLLGVDDLNQERDRLDLALLDAGEKSFKILASHYPWITEKILPEHEIRLVLSGHTHGGQIHIFGYSPYEKGKVKKIENTTILISNGYGTTSLPLRLGAPAECHLITIKNG